One window from the genome of Pelobates fuscus isolate aPelFus1 chromosome 13, aPelFus1.pri, whole genome shotgun sequence encodes:
- the BOLA1 gene encoding bolA-like protein 1: MLSLSFLQSRTRLVCKSIAVQYSRFHPNMDKPVEISIRTKLTQGLGPCHLEVHNESYMHAVPKGSETHFKVVVVSETFNGKSLIQRHRLVNELLKDELAGPVHALSIQAKTPQQWEENPTVGQSPACMGGSKHDPEMSKKVNSLV, translated from the coding sequence ATGCTGTCACTGAGCTTTCTCCAGAGTCGTACGAGATTGGTGTGCAAGTCCATTGCCGTGCAGTATTCCCGATTCCATCCAAATATGGACAAGCCGGTGGAAATTTCAATCAGAACAAAACTGACTCAAGGCCTTGGACCTTGTCACCTAGAGGTCCATAATGAGAGCTACATGCATGCAGTACCCAAAGGGTcagaaacacactttaaagtgGTAGTAGTGTCTGAGACCTTCAATGGAAAGTCTCTGATTCAGAGACATAGACTTGTGAATGAACTTCTGAAGGACGAGTTAGCTGGGCCTGTACATGCGCTGTCCATCCAGGCTAAGACTCCTCAACAATGGGAAGAGAATCCAACCGTTGGACAAAGCCCTGCTTGCATGGGCGGCTCGAAACATGACCCTGAGATGAGCAAGAAGGTCAATAGTCTGGTGTAG